A single window of Selenomonas sputigena DNA harbors:
- a CDS encoding cell division protein FtsA → MPRTRKTSAKTKELKGLATEAIVSEAASGESIPPSETETAGTQTSALSAPDAAKTREETAANANDTAAIVAKDEANNAANEAPIDTVKPAAKKRGRKPAAKTTRSTRAKSTKAAAKKTTKRTAKKNTAETTTAGTKKKPHGEPIFALDIGTRSIIGIVAEKLDNEQMRILATVRREHKTRAMLDGQIHDVPQVADLIREVKRELEKTTGPLKSASVAAAGRALYTMTAEASVEINGVITDEQQRALDFSGVQAAQAKLASSKDIEDPGRYYCVGYSTIQYTLDDIPLKSLVGQRGKIAKATVIATFLPRQVIDSMQSALRDVGLEMHALTLEPIAAINVLIPPTMRHLNLVLVDIGAGTSDVAITKNGSIIAYGMVPLAGDEITEAISQRYLLDFNVAEEVKRNASAGRESKFTDILGTEYDLGPSDVIGPIMPNIQNLADSIARQVLELNGDSPQAVMLVGGGSQTPGLAALVAKALSVPENRVAVRHPESVIGVEAIPEELQTPDAVTPLGILKIASINLLHFLSVYVNEQEINLFNFRDLTVSDALLNAGIQLKKYNGRPGLGLMVTVNGEKKFFPGSLPSMAILKLDGEDTTLDTLVKAGCRITVAHGKDGETPEVRLTDVLQIEPDFPLEINGKETHIHQAAYVNGEAAKPDRLLADNDIVESKEPRTLGEALKAAGYPPTGRKIRYTLNDNNAQYVVSPEILLNDAPATISEPIHEGDRIEYQMTAEPKLSDVLDISRLQSAVTITYNDQEYEIPSASLELEVNGHKASPGTYLEDGSVVYYRISEKKATTVNEALLAVGFEPPPATSRVSVSIFVNRRPVVFTDPIKNGDRLDIVIKPLPAPTTPASFSNTPSTAAQS, encoded by the coding sequence ACTGCGGGGACGCAGACCTCTGCACTCTCCGCACCGGATGCGGCAAAGACACGAGAAGAAACCGCTGCCAATGCAAACGATACGGCAGCGATCGTCGCAAAGGACGAAGCGAACAACGCTGCAAATGAAGCGCCTATCGATACGGTAAAACCCGCCGCCAAGAAGCGCGGCAGGAAGCCCGCCGCCAAGACGACGAGGAGCACGCGCGCCAAGAGCACGAAAGCCGCCGCCAAGAAGACGACGAAGCGCACCGCCAAAAAGAATACTGCCGAAACCACGACTGCAGGAACGAAGAAGAAGCCGCACGGCGAGCCGATCTTCGCGCTCGACATCGGCACGCGCAGCATCATCGGCATCGTCGCTGAAAAACTCGACAACGAGCAGATGCGCATCCTCGCGACTGTGCGCCGCGAGCACAAGACGCGCGCCATGCTCGACGGCCAGATTCACGACGTGCCGCAAGTCGCCGACCTCATCCGCGAGGTCAAGCGCGAGCTGGAAAAGACGACAGGGCCTTTGAAGTCCGCCTCCGTCGCCGCTGCTGGCCGCGCCCTCTACACCATGACCGCTGAAGCCTCCGTCGAGATCAACGGCGTCATCACCGACGAGCAGCAGCGCGCCCTCGACTTCTCAGGCGTGCAGGCAGCGCAGGCGAAACTCGCCAGTTCCAAGGACATCGAAGACCCTGGCCGCTACTACTGTGTCGGCTACAGCACGATCCAGTACACGCTCGACGACATCCCCTTGAAGAGCCTCGTCGGTCAGCGCGGCAAGATCGCCAAAGCGACCGTCATCGCCACCTTCCTGCCACGCCAGGTCATCGACTCCATGCAGTCGGCTCTGCGGGACGTCGGTCTTGAGATGCACGCGCTTACCTTGGAGCCGATCGCCGCCATCAATGTCCTCATTCCGCCGACGATGCGCCACCTGAACCTCGTGCTCGTCGACATCGGCGCAGGCACGTCCGACGTCGCCATCACGAAGAACGGCTCCATCATCGCCTATGGCATGGTGCCTCTGGCAGGCGACGAGATCACCGAGGCCATCAGCCAGCGCTACCTTCTCGACTTCAACGTGGCAGAAGAAGTCAAACGCAACGCCTCTGCTGGGCGAGAATCAAAATTCACCGATATCCTCGGCACGGAATACGACCTCGGTCCCTCCGATGTCATCGGACCGATCATGCCGAACATCCAGAACCTCGCCGACTCCATCGCACGTCAGGTGCTCGAACTCAACGGCGACTCGCCGCAGGCCGTCATGCTCGTCGGCGGCGGCTCGCAGACACCAGGCCTTGCCGCGCTCGTCGCCAAGGCACTCTCCGTGCCCGAGAATCGCGTCGCCGTGCGCCATCCTGAAAGTGTCATCGGCGTCGAGGCCATCCCGGAAGAACTGCAGACGCCCGATGCCGTCACACCCCTCGGCATCCTGAAGATCGCCTCGATCAACCTGCTGCACTTCCTCTCCGTCTACGTCAACGAGCAGGAGATCAACCTCTTCAACTTCCGTGACCTCACCGTCTCCGACGCACTTTTGAATGCGGGCATCCAACTCAAGAAATACAACGGCCGTCCCGGCCTCGGCCTCATGGTCACGGTCAACGGCGAGAAGAAATTCTTCCCCGGCTCACTTCCTTCCATGGCGATCCTGAAACTCGACGGTGAGGACACGACGCTCGACACACTCGTTAAGGCGGGCTGCCGCATCACCGTCGCGCACGGCAAGGACGGCGAGACGCCCGAAGTGCGCCTCACCGACGTCCTACAAATCGAGCCGGACTTCCCGCTGGAAATCAACGGCAAGGAGACGCACATCCACCAGGCCGCCTACGTCAACGGCGAAGCCGCCAAGCCCGATCGACTGCTCGCCGACAACGACATCGTCGAGAGCAAGGAACCGCGTACCTTGGGCGAGGCTCTGAAAGCCGCCGGCTACCCACCGACGGGCCGCAAGATCCGCTACACGCTCAACGACAACAACGCGCAGTACGTCGTATCGCCCGAAATCCTGCTGAACGACGCACCCGCGACGATCTCCGAGCCGATTCACGAAGGCGATCGCATCGAATATCAAATGACAGCAGAGCCGAAACTCAGCGACGTGCTCGACATCTCGCGCCTGCAGTCCGCCGTCACCATCACCTACAACGATCAGGAATACGAGATCCCCTCCGCCTCCCTGGAACTTGAGGTCAACGGTCACAAGGCGTCGCCCGGCACCTACCTCGAAGACGGCAGCGTCGTCTACTACAGAATTTCCGAAAAAAAGGCAACGACCGTCAACGAAGCTCTGCTCGCTGTCGGCTTTGAGCCGCCGCCAGCCACGAGCCGCGTCAGCGTCTCCATCTTCGTCAACCGCCGTCCCGTCGTCTTCACCGACCCCATCAAGAACGGCGACCGCCTCGACATCGTCATCAAGCCCCTGCCTGCACCTACAACTCCCGCGAGCTTCAGCAACACCCCAAGCACAGCCGCGCAGTCGTAA
- a CDS encoding chromate transporter produces MKQTEVPASSRDAKHFYWKLFSSTFVISAVTIGGGFVIIPLLKAKYVDEYGWIDDKEALDMVAIAQSMPGIVAVNACIILGYRMAGLAGSLTALLATVLPPLITLSVIARCYDAFASNPTVQLALKGMQCGATALILKVAIDLFIKQAKTRLLLPMAIILATFVANVFFDVNIMLLVIIDGIIGLVLMQDRKFG; encoded by the coding sequence ATGAAGCAGACAGAAGTTCCGGCATCGTCTCGTGATGCCAAGCATTTTTACTGGAAGCTCTTTTCTTCCACCTTCGTCATCAGCGCCGTCACCATCGGCGGCGGCTTCGTCATCATCCCGCTGTTGAAGGCAAAGTACGTCGACGAATACGGTTGGATTGACGACAAAGAGGCTCTCGACATGGTCGCCATCGCGCAGTCCATGCCGGGCATCGTCGCCGTCAATGCCTGCATCATCCTCGGCTACCGCATGGCGGGACTCGCAGGCTCCTTGACGGCGCTCCTCGCGACGGTGCTGCCGCCCCTCATCACGCTTTCTGTCATCGCTCGCTGCTACGACGCTTTTGCCAGCAATCCGACAGTGCAGCTCGCATTGAAAGGTATGCAGTGCGGCGCGACAGCTCTCATCCTAAAGGTCGCCATCGACCTCTTCATCAAGCAGGCGAAGACGCGCCTCCTGCTGCCCATGGCGATCATCCTCGCTACCTTCGTCGCCAACGTGTTCTTCGATGTCAACATCATGCTGCTCGTCATCATCGACGGCATCATCGGCCTCGTCCTCATGCAGGACAGGAAATTCGGCTGA
- the atpG gene encoding ATP synthase F1 subunit gamma yields the protein MASLQDIRRRIKSVKSIQQITNAMNMIATSRLRRAKDAATNNRPYAEKMVQVVKDIAANAGDFSHPLLETHPDGKTLYLVCAADKGLAGAYSSNVFKLVASLVEDKSKTTLVTVGRKARDHFKHRGFDVAESYIGISERPTYEEARTIAQDLTNRFTEGGIKEIHMVYTRFISSISCVPETMQLLPFRGLGEAKEGPHAEYFYEPSAEEVLGFLLPQYLVTTVYAALLQSAASELSSRMNAMSNATDNAEELIRKLDLHYNKVRQAGITREITEIVGGAEALK from the coding sequence TTGGCTAGCTTGCAGGATATACGCCGAAGGATCAAGAGCGTAAAAAGCATCCAGCAGATCACGAACGCTATGAATATGATCGCGACCTCAAGGCTGCGCCGTGCCAAGGATGCGGCGACGAACAACCGCCCCTACGCAGAGAAGATGGTCCAGGTGGTCAAGGACATCGCGGCGAATGCCGGCGATTTCAGCCATCCGCTGTTGGAGACGCATCCGGACGGCAAGACGCTCTATCTCGTCTGTGCCGCTGACAAAGGGCTTGCGGGTGCTTATTCGAGCAACGTATTCAAGCTCGTCGCGAGTCTCGTTGAAGACAAGTCGAAGACGACGCTTGTGACCGTGGGCCGCAAGGCGCGCGATCATTTCAAGCACAGAGGCTTCGATGTCGCGGAATCCTACATCGGCATCAGCGAGCGTCCGACTTACGAAGAAGCGCGCACGATCGCCCAAGATCTTACGAATCGCTTCACCGAAGGCGGCATCAAGGAGATCCACATGGTCTACACGCGCTTCATCTCGTCGATCAGCTGTGTGCCGGAAACGATGCAGCTCCTGCCCTTTAGAGGGCTCGGCGAGGCGAAGGAAGGCCCTCATGCGGAGTACTTCTACGAGCCGTCGGCGGAGGAAGTCCTGGGCTTCCTGTTGCCGCAGTACCTCGTGACGACGGTGTACGCGGCGCTCTTGCAGTCCGCCGCGAGCGAACTCAGCTCCCGCATGAACGCGATGAGCAACGCGACGGACAACGCCGAGGAACTCATCCGTAAGCTCGACCTGCACTACAACAAAGTGCGTCAGGCTGGCATAACCCGCGAGATCACCGAGATCGTGGGCGGTGCGGAAGCCTTGAAGTAA
- a CDS encoding TetR/AcrR family transcriptional regulator: MDRRQKKTRAAIFAAFSELAAKKRYNKITVQEIIDSADIGRTTFYAHFETKDDLLKALCEELFGHIVGSAMDRTHTHGLYSDSDAPHSVFLHLLQHLEENDSNILGLLSSASSDIFLRYFKDSLKELVRLHIVAHGRENPAVPQDFLVNHITGSFVEMVLWWIKGGRKMKPEDLDRCFRAVIEPIL, from the coding sequence ATGGACAGACGACAGAAAAAGACGAGGGCGGCGATCTTTGCCGCTTTCAGCGAGCTTGCAGCGAAGAAGCGCTACAACAAGATCACGGTGCAGGAGATCATCGACAGCGCCGACATCGGACGCACGACTTTCTACGCGCACTTTGAGACGAAGGACGATCTCCTCAAGGCTCTGTGCGAGGAGCTTTTTGGTCACATCGTCGGCAGCGCGATGGACCGCACGCACACGCACGGGCTGTACTCGGACAGCGATGCGCCCCACTCCGTTTTCCTGCACCTCCTGCAGCATCTCGAAGAGAACGACAGCAATATCCTCGGACTGCTGTCGTCCGCGAGCAGCGACATCTTCCTGCGCTACTTCAAGGACAGCTTGAAGGAGCTCGTGCGCCTGCACATCGTCGCGCATGGAAGGGAAAATCCTGCCGTGCCGCAGGATTTCCTCGTCAACCACATCACGGGCAGCTTCGTCGAAATGGTACTGTGGTGGATCAAGGGCGGCCGGAAGATGAAGCCCGAAGATCTTGACCGCTGCTTTCGCGCCGTGATCGAGCCGATTCTCTAG
- a CDS encoding nuclease, with product MQKEEQTSEKDHTLPYQNPIYDQHAKRLLSQRAIMARLLKRTVPEFEKVSISDIAEKYIEGTPQISEIPIDRDKTNTVRKTPKEIFGDATENVAITEGWIRFDILFRARVPKSGELITLIVNVEAQRTQRRSKLGYALLRRAIYYASRLISSQKETEFTGSSYDDIKKVYSIWLCMDSPNGKSAINRYELNEHHILHCHKENRVDYDLISIITIHLGDEQQLNEDWLIRFLKILFKDTKTSPSEKKNLLKNEFDLDTTTDIEEELKTMCNLSTGIYERGMERGMERGMERGIEKNRLETALSMLKENLPLDMIARITNLSLDKIKSLQKEHSIH from the coding sequence GTGCAAAAAGAGGAACAGACTTCAGAAAAAGATCATACACTTCCTTACCAAAATCCAATCTACGACCAACACGCCAAACGTCTACTTTCACAAAGAGCCATCATGGCGCGCCTTCTCAAACGAACCGTACCAGAATTTGAAAAAGTCTCCATTTCCGACATCGCCGAAAAATACATCGAAGGCACGCCGCAAATCAGTGAGATTCCTATCGACCGAGATAAGACGAATACGGTGAGAAAAACTCCTAAAGAAATCTTTGGCGATGCCACGGAAAACGTCGCCATCACCGAAGGTTGGATTCGCTTCGACATCTTATTTCGCGCACGCGTCCCAAAATCAGGAGAATTGATCACATTGATCGTCAACGTCGAGGCGCAGAGAACACAGCGTAGGTCGAAACTCGGCTACGCACTTTTACGTCGTGCCATTTACTATGCCAGTCGCTTGATTTCCTCACAAAAGGAAACCGAATTTACTGGGTCTTCCTACGATGATATCAAGAAAGTTTACAGCATCTGGCTCTGCATGGATTCCCCCAACGGCAAAAGCGCCATCAATCGCTACGAACTGAATGAACATCACATTCTTCACTGCCATAAGGAAAATCGCGTCGACTATGACTTGATAAGCATCATCACGATCCATCTTGGAGACGAGCAGCAGCTAAACGAGGATTGGCTCATCCGTTTTCTAAAAATCCTATTCAAGGATACAAAGACGTCTCCATCAGAAAAGAAGAACCTACTAAAAAATGAATTCGATCTTGATACGACTACAGATATAGAAGAGGAGTTGAAGACGATGTGCAACCTGAGTACAGGCATCTATGAGCGGGGCATGGAACGCGGTATGGAGCGCGGTATGGAGCGCGGCATAGAAAAAAATCGCTTGGAGACAGCACTTTCTATGCTCAAAGAAAATCTTCCCCTCGATATGATTGCCCGAATTACAAACCTATCACTGGACAAGATCAAATCCTTGCAAAAAGAACATTCGATACATTGA
- a CDS encoding heavy metal translocating P-type ATPase, with amino-acid sequence MAEANAVQGKKPLQPSGYGCSRLQSAAALLKKLNDFLASLSMTLVAAAFLLLDLVPHVMEEFGAEAAPMQILPFDPAWVTVVICGIPLLYLSVWRIIYNRGISKISSALLISMAMFAAIAIGDLFAAGEVAFIMALGALLEEAITERAKKGLKNLLALSPTQGRRIRDGMEEMIALEEIVRGDVLRILPGERIPVDGTILAGETSVDQSVMTGESLPVDKGMGEEVFCGTLNCFGSVDVEVKEVGESSSLQRLIRMVQEAEEKQAPMQRIADRWASWLVPIVLVLAVGAYAVTANIIIAVTLMVVFCPCALVLATPTAIMAAIGQATKRGVIIKSGETLEKMGKVDTIAFDKTGTLTCGKLSVSDVLPFAETVKEEELLQIVASAEARSEHPLGKAIVAHAKAQDIVLAPSEDFRMTAGRGVSAKVTGRKLLCGSESYLAENGVMLEAPMREALERLRAEGKALVLAAEGERCIGALALSDTLRPEAKAMVERLHAMDVRTVLLTGDNKEAAAYFASQVGIDEVHAGLLPEDKVAHVRKLQEKGRKVLMIGDGVNDAPALKCADVSAAMGAMGSDIAVEAADIALMRDDVGEVTYLKRLANATATTIKLSITLSMCINFAAIVLSLMQELNPTTGALVHNAGSCFVVLIAALLYDRKFD; translated from the coding sequence ATGGCAGAGGCGAATGCGGTGCAGGGAAAGAAACCTTTGCAGCCAAGCGGCTATGGCTGCTCCAGACTGCAAAGTGCGGCGGCGCTTCTCAAGAAGCTCAACGATTTTCTCGCGAGCCTTTCCATGACGCTCGTGGCGGCAGCGTTCCTGCTGCTCGATCTCGTGCCGCATGTGATGGAGGAGTTCGGCGCGGAAGCGGCGCCCATGCAGATTTTGCCGTTCGACCCCGCATGGGTTACGGTCGTCATCTGCGGCATTCCGCTGCTCTATCTGTCCGTTTGGCGCATCATTTACAATCGCGGCATCAGCAAGATCTCATCGGCGCTTCTGATCTCGATGGCGATGTTTGCGGCAATCGCCATCGGTGATCTCTTCGCGGCGGGCGAGGTCGCCTTCATCATGGCGCTCGGCGCACTTCTTGAAGAGGCGATTACGGAGCGTGCGAAGAAAGGTCTGAAGAATCTCCTCGCGCTTTCGCCGACGCAGGGCCGGAGAATCCGAGACGGCATGGAGGAAATGATCGCGCTCGAAGAGATCGTGCGCGGCGATGTGCTGCGCATCCTGCCCGGCGAACGGATTCCCGTGGACGGCACGATTCTCGCAGGCGAGACTTCCGTCGATCAGTCCGTCATGACGGGCGAATCCTTGCCTGTCGACAAGGGCATGGGCGAAGAGGTCTTCTGCGGCACGCTCAACTGCTTCGGCTCGGTCGATGTCGAAGTGAAGGAGGTCGGCGAATCGAGTTCTCTGCAAAGGCTCATCCGCATGGTGCAGGAAGCCGAGGAGAAGCAGGCGCCGATGCAGCGCATCGCCGACCGCTGGGCGAGTTGGCTCGTGCCCATCGTGCTCGTGCTCGCCGTCGGCGCCTATGCTGTGACGGCGAACATCATCATTGCCGTCACGCTGATGGTCGTCTTCTGTCCGTGCGCTCTCGTCTTAGCGACGCCCACGGCGATCATGGCGGCGATCGGTCAGGCGACGAAGCGCGGCGTCATCATCAAATCGGGCGAGACCTTGGAAAAGATGGGCAAGGTCGATACGATCGCCTTCGACAAGACGGGCACATTGACCTGTGGCAAACTTTCCGTCAGCGATGTCCTGCCCTTTGCTGAAACTGTCAAAGAAGAGGAATTGCTCCAAATCGTCGCCTCCGCTGAGGCGAGGAGCGAGCATCCGCTGGGCAAGGCGATCGTCGCCCATGCGAAGGCGCAGGACATCGTGCTTGCGCCGTCGGAAGATTTTCGCATGACGGCGGGCAGGGGCGTCTCTGCAAAGGTCACAGGGCGAAAACTCTTATGCGGCAGCGAGAGCTACCTCGCGGAAAACGGTGTCATGTTGGAAGCGCCGATGCGTGAAGCTTTGGAGCGTCTGCGCGCCGAAGGCAAGGCGCTCGTGCTCGCGGCGGAAGGGGAGCGGTGCATCGGTGCGCTCGCCCTCTCCGATACGCTGCGCCCCGAGGCGAAGGCGATGGTCGAGCGCCTGCACGCTATGGATGTGCGCACCGTGCTCCTGACGGGCGACAACAAGGAAGCCGCCGCCTACTTTGCGAGCCAAGTCGGAATCGACGAGGTTCATGCGGGGCTTCTGCCCGAAGATAAGGTCGCACATGTCAGGAAACTGCAGGAAAAGGGGCGCAAAGTTCTGATGATTGGCGATGGCGTGAACGACGCACCCGCTTTGAAGTGTGCTGACGTCAGCGCGGCTATGGGCGCGATGGGAAGCGACATCGCCGTCGAAGCCGCCGACATAGCGCTGATGCGCGACGATGTTGGCGAGGTGACCTACCTCAAGCGCCTCGCTAATGCCACGGCGACGACGATCAAGCTCAGCATCACGCTATCGATGTGCATCAATTTCGCCGCCATCGTCCTGTCGCTCATGCAGGAGCTCAATCCTACGACGGGCGCGCTCGTGCACAATGCCGGTTCGTGCTTCGTCGTCCTGATCGCGGCGTTGCTCTACGATAGGAAATTTGACTAG
- the atpD gene encoding F0F1 ATP synthase subunit beta: MAKGKVVQVIGPVVDIEFPAGELPAILNAITIQGKVEDLDIDLVVEVMQHLGDSVTRCIAMSSTDGLMRGMEAEDTGAPIKVPVGDACLGRVFNVLGRTVDHNPAPVGNKESWPIHRPAPTFDEQETSTQILETGIKVVDLIAPYSRGGKIGLFGGAGVGKTVLIMELIHNIATEHGGYSVFAGVGERTREGNDLWSEMTESGVIDKTALVYGQMNEPPGARMRVALTGLTMAEYFRDVQGQDVLLFIDNIFRFIQAGSEVSALLGRMPSAVGYQPTLTTDVGALQERITSTKKGSITSVQAVYVPADDLTDPAPAATFTHLDATTVLSRQIAELGIYPAVDPLDSTSRILDPNVIGEDHYEVARGVQAVLQKYKELQDIIAILGMEELSDEDKLTVARARKIQRFLSQPFAVAEVFTGSPGKYVPLKETIRGFKEILEGKYDDLPENAFYMVGNIDEVIEKADKIKKEG, encoded by the coding sequence TTGGCTAAAGGTAAAGTGGTACAGGTCATCGGACCTGTCGTAGATATCGAATTTCCAGCGGGAGAGCTGCCGGCCATCCTCAATGCCATTACGATCCAGGGTAAGGTGGAAGACCTCGACATCGACCTCGTCGTCGAAGTCATGCAGCATCTCGGCGACAGCGTCACACGCTGCATCGCCATGAGCTCGACGGACGGTCTCATGCGCGGCATGGAAGCCGAAGACACGGGCGCGCCGATCAAGGTGCCCGTCGGCGATGCGTGCCTCGGGCGCGTCTTCAACGTGCTCGGCCGCACGGTCGACCACAATCCCGCTCCCGTCGGCAACAAGGAGTCGTGGCCGATCCATCGTCCGGCGCCGACATTCGATGAGCAGGAGACGTCGACGCAGATCCTTGAGACGGGTATCAAAGTCGTCGACCTCATCGCCCCGTACTCGCGCGGCGGGAAGATCGGTCTCTTCGGCGGCGCGGGCGTCGGCAAGACGGTTCTCATCATGGAGCTTATCCATAACATCGCGACCGAGCACGGCGGCTACTCCGTATTCGCCGGCGTCGGCGAGCGTACGCGTGAAGGAAATGACCTCTGGTCAGAAATGACGGAGTCGGGCGTCATCGACAAGACGGCACTCGTCTACGGTCAGATGAACGAGCCGCCGGGAGCGCGTATGCGCGTCGCTCTGACGGGGCTTACCATGGCGGAATACTTCCGCGATGTGCAGGGGCAGGACGTGCTGCTCTTCATCGACAATATTTTCCGTTTCATTCAGGCGGGTTCCGAGGTTTCGGCTCTTCTTGGCCGCATGCCTTCCGCCGTCGGCTATCAGCCAACATTGACGACGGACGTCGGCGCTCTGCAGGAGCGCATCACCTCGACGAAGAAAGGCTCGATCACGTCCGTGCAAGCGGTCTATGTGCCTGCCGACGACTTGACGGACCCGGCGCCTGCAGCGACGTTCACGCATCTCGATGCGACGACCGTTCTTTCGCGCCAGATCGCCGAGCTCGGCATCTATCCCGCCGTCGATCCTTTGGATTCCACATCGCGCATCCTCGACCCGAACGTCATCGGCGAGGATCACTACGAAGTCGCGCGCGGCGTGCAGGCGGTGCTTCAGAAGTACAAGGAACTGCAGGACATTATCGCGATCCTCGGCATGGAAGAGCTTTCCGACGAGGACAAGCTCACCGTTGCGCGTGCGCGTAAGATCCAGCGCTTCCTGTCGCAGCCGTTTGCCGTCGCCGAAGTCTTCACGGGCTCGCCCGGCAAGTATGTGCCGCTGAAGGAAACGATCCGCGGCTTCAAGGAAATTCTCGAAGGCAAGTACGACGATCTGCCCGAGAACGCGTTCTACATGGTCGGCAACATCGACGAGGTCATCGAAAAAGCGGACAAGATCAAAAAGGAGGGATGA
- a CDS encoding chromate transporter: MIYLQLFFEFAKVSIFCVGGGYASMPLIQAAVVDERGWLTLAQFIDIFTISQMTPGPIGINAATFAGMTVAGTGGAVAATAGFAFPSLILGIALAKLFFKYGDIGSIRGILNGLRPAVIALICGAAIDFILLAVWNTESLPTSFDATEWSSIVIIAFALIAMHYKYGVITILAASGVLGVLFGILKNGGM, translated from the coding sequence ATGATCTATCTTCAGCTCTTCTTCGAGTTTGCCAAGGTCAGCATCTTCTGCGTCGGCGGCGGCTACGCTTCCATGCCGCTCATTCAAGCCGCCGTCGTCGATGAGCGCGGCTGGCTGACACTCGCACAGTTCATCGACATCTTCACGATCTCACAGATGACGCCCGGCCCCATCGGCATCAACGCTGCAACCTTCGCAGGCATGACGGTCGCGGGCACTGGGGGCGCCGTGGCAGCGACGGCAGGCTTCGCCTTTCCGTCGCTGATCCTCGGCATCGCGCTCGCCAAGCTCTTCTTCAAGTATGGCGACATCGGCTCGATCCGCGGCATCTTGAACGGCCTGCGCCCCGCCGTCATCGCTCTCATTTGCGGCGCGGCGATCGACTTCATCCTGCTCGCCGTCTGGAACACAGAGAGCCTTCCCACAAGCTTTGATGCAACCGAATGGAGCAGCATCGTCATCATCGCTTTCGCCCTGATCGCCATGCACTATAAATATGGCGTCATCACGATCCTCGCCGCCTCCGGCGTACTCGGCGTGCTCTTTGGCATATTGAAGAACGGCGGCATGTAG
- a CDS encoding F0F1 ATP synthase subunit epsilon — protein MASIKLEIVSPDRVVYSDDIAMLIVRSTGGELGILPHHAPLVTGLLPHAMHVKFPDREELIAVSGGFMEVQPEKITVLASAAEEPIDIDINRAQRAYRRAKERIEAFRSASASKEIDLQRAEAALRRAIARLDATKTSYDK, from the coding sequence GTGGCTTCCATCAAGCTCGAAATTGTCTCCCCCGACCGAGTTGTCTACAGCGACGACATCGCCATGCTCATCGTGCGCTCGACGGGCGGCGAACTCGGCATCCTGCCACATCACGCGCCGCTTGTCACGGGACTGCTGCCCCATGCCATGCATGTGAAGTTCCCCGACCGCGAAGAACTCATCGCTGTCTCCGGGGGCTTCATGGAAGTGCAGCCCGAAAAGATCACGGTGCTCGCCTCGGCCGCCGAAGAGCCGATCGATATCGATATCAACCGCGCCCAGCGCGCTTACCGGCGCGCCAAGGAACGCATCGAGGCGTTCCGCAGCGCCTCGGCATCGAAGGAGATCGACCTCCAGCGTGCCGAAGCAGCTCTGCGCCGCGCCATCGCGCGTCTCGATGCGACAAAGACATCCTACGACAAGTAA